One segment of Candidatus Neomarinimicrobiota bacterium DNA contains the following:
- a CDS encoding SDR family oxidoreductase: protein MNKKKTIVTGGAGFIGSHITERLLGDGHDVTVLDNFSTGRQENLHHLSEFENLNVVHADISVQEEITEYFADVDWVFHIAALADIVPSIVNPSLYHKSNVDGTVSVLEASRNAGVERFIYAASSSCYGLTKEFPTPESAKTEPEYPYALTKFVGEQYVMHWGKVYDLPVVSLRMFNVYGPRSRTSGTYGAVFGVFLAQKLAGKPFTVVGDGTQTRDFVSVTDVADAYLKAAESDVTNEIFNVGSGNAYSINRLVELLGGDVIFVPKRPGEPDCTFGDISKIRGTLGWQPKVTFEEGVKTMLDNIEYWNEAPVWEPEAISEATEEWFKYLGCAG from the coding sequence TTGAATAAAAAGAAAACAATAGTGACCGGGGGAGCAGGATTTATCGGCAGTCATATTACCGAAAGGCTGCTCGGCGACGGACACGATGTGACTGTTTTGGATAATTTTTCAACCGGCAGGCAGGAAAACCTGCATCATTTGTCAGAGTTTGAGAACCTGAATGTAGTGCATGCCGACATATCTGTTCAGGAAGAGATAACGGAATATTTCGCGGATGTGGATTGGGTTTTCCATATCGCTGCTTTGGCTGATATAGTCCCCTCGATAGTGAATCCGTCTCTTTATCATAAGTCAAACGTTGACGGCACAGTCTCGGTTTTGGAAGCTTCAAGAAATGCCGGAGTGGAACGATTTATTTATGCCGCATCGTCTTCTTGCTACGGATTGACAAAAGAGTTTCCGACTCCTGAATCGGCAAAGACAGAGCCTGAGTATCCATACGCTTTGACAAAATTTGTCGGAGAACAATATGTCATGCATTGGGGGAAGGTTTATGACCTGCCGGTGGTGAGTCTCAGGATGTTCAACGTATATGGGCCGCGTTCGAGAACATCGGGAACTTACGGGGCTGTATTCGGTGTGTTTCTTGCCCAAAAATTGGCGGGCAAACCGTTTACGGTCGTTGGTGACGGGACTCAGACAAGGGATTTCGTATCTGTGACGGATGTTGCGGATGCTTATCTGAAGGCTGCGGAATCAGATGTGACAAACGAGATATTTAATGTGGGTTCCGGAAACGCCTATTCGATAAACAGGTTGGTGGAGCTGCTTGGCGGAGATGTGATATTCGTTCCGAAACGACCGGGCGAACCGGACTGCACATTCGGGGATATTTCAAAGATCAGGGGAACCCTTGGTTGGCAGCCCAAAGTCACTTTTGAAGAGGGCGTAAAGACAATGTTGGATAACATAGAGTATTGGAATGAGGCTCCTGTTTGGGAGCCTGAGGCGATCAGCGAAGCAACGGAGGAGTGGTTCAAATATCTTGGATGCGCGGGATAA